The following nucleotide sequence is from Paeniglutamicibacter kerguelensis.
GCAGCTGCTCGGAGACGACCTGCCCGACCTTCTTGCCGCGGATCGCCAGGTTCGCGTATCCCCATTCGGGGTCGGTGCAGAGCTGTTCGGCGACCCGGTCCGCCCAGCCGCGGACGTGGTTCGGCCGCGTCGGGTCCTCATCGCCCATTCCTTCGGTGAAGGAGTCGCCAAGTGCCAGGTATCGTTTCGAGAATTCCACGGCACCAGACTATCCCGCCGCAACCTTCCGGCGCGGGAGAACCGCTTCGGCGGCGACGCACCAAGACTCACGGCATCCATGCGCCCGGGTCACAGCCGCCACAAAGATTTCGGGCGCACTCTCGAATCATGAAACGGAACCTGCACCGCACCCCGGCCGCCAAGCACACCCCGGCATTCGGACCCGATGCCGGCCGCGACCCGGATGCAGCCCGCCCGCTGGACCTCGGCATGCCGGAAAACCACGATCCCGACCCGGAAATCCGCCAGTACACCATTCCGCTGCACATCGTCTTCACGCATGGTTCGGAGGTCGAGCCCGCGCAGATCCCGTGGCTCGAGGAAATCCGCGGCGACCAGTTCCTCTCCGACCTACATGCGGAAGTCATCTAGGTTTCCGGACGCCGGGCCCGTCCCGGCAACTGCCCCGGCTACCCGCCGAGCAGCACCTGGCGTGCCAGCACGGTCAATCGCCCGCCGCGGGATCCCGTGCCGTTTGCTTCCGCCCGCGACGGGACGTAGCCGAACGCCAGCCCGTAGGCGGGATCGGCGAAGGCCAGCGACGCGTTGGCGCCGTCGTGCCCGAACGCGCGGGACGAACCGAACGCGTTGTTCGGGTGGGCCTTCATGAACCCGACGCCGAACGCGCCCATCGTCCCGGTGGCGCGGTCCAGCCCGAAAACCCGGTCCTGGCTGACGGTTGCGATCGTCGCGGCATCCAGAAACGGCGCGTGCTCGTCGCCGGCGCGGTCGACGAATCCCGTGGTCGCAGCGGCGTAGAGGCTGGCCAGGCCGTGCGCGTTGGCCACCCCGCCGATCGCGGCCATCCCCGCCTCGCGGATGGATCGGACATTCGGCACGTCCAGGATTTCGAAGCCCGGCCCCTTCGGCCCGTCGAAACCGGCCGTCGAATTCAGGGCCAGTCCCAGCGGGGAATAGGGGTCGACGAACGGGTAGGGTTCCGCGTCCTGCACCGTGAGCACCGGGCGGAAGCGGGATTCCTGGTCCTCGGGCAGCCCCAGGTAGAAGTCGATCTCGTGGGGTGCGCGGATGCGGCGCTCGAAGATGTCCTGCAGCGGCTCCAGCGCGGCTCGCCTGGCCAGCTCCTCCATGAAGACGCCCATGGTCAGCGCGTGGTACGAGTGCGTTCCGGGAGAATTCCACAGCGGCGCGGCCGCGGCGATGATGCCCGCGGCCAGCCGGGAGTCGATGAGTTCCTCCTGGGTGAACCCGCCCTCGACGCCGGGCAGGCCGCCCTGGTGGCTCAGCAGCTGGGCCACGGTGATGTTTTCCTTGCCGGCCGCGGCAAACTCCGGCCAGTACAGCGCCACGGGCGCCTCGAGGTCCAGCACACCCTCCTGCACCAGCAGCGCCATGACCAGCGCGCCGGCGCCCTTGGAGCAGGAGAACACCCCGGTCAGCGACTCGGCGGTGCAGTCGTTCCCGACGTGCATGTCCAGCACCAGGTTTCCGTCCCGGTAGATCGCCAGCTGCCCCGAGTAGCCGGGGTCTTCCTGTGCGTAGGAGCGCATCAGCTCCGCGACGGGGGCGAAGCGCTCATCAAGGACATCGGCGGTGTTCATCTGCGTACTCACCCGCACCACATTACCCATGACGGTCCGGCGGAATCGGCAAGCGGGGCCAGTGTTTCGGCGGCCCGTTTCGCTTCCCACCAGCGCCTTGCTACGCGCTGGGCGTTTCCTGCCGGTAGCGCAGCAGCCAGCGGCCATCGACCCGGTGCCAGAACGAAGAGCACAGGACCACGCCGTCCCCGGCCAGCAGACGGTAGGCAAGCTGCACCATGTTCTCCCCCAGCGGGTTCGCGGCGAGCACCTGCAGCGACCCGCCGGCCGGCAGCGGCTGGCCGACGCTCAACGCGGCGATGATGGTGGAGCGGTCGGTCAGCGAGCCGTCGCGGCTGATCTCCTGGAATTCGGGGTGCAGGAACGCCAGCATCTCGCCCAGGTCCGTGCGGACAGTCGGCGAGAGCAGTTCGCTTTCCAGCTCGAAGACCATGTGCAGGTCCGCGGCCGAGGCAGACGTTTCCGCCGCAGCGGCCGTCGCCGCCGAAACGGGTGCAGGCGCGGCCGGAGCCGGGGCCGCCGGAGCGGCCGCTGCCTTGAGTTCAGCCACTTCGCGATCGACGAACGGCGCCTCAAGGTCCTCGAAGGGCAGCGCGTCGTCGCCGTCGGGAGCCGGAACCTCCTGGTTGGCCGCACGCTCGTCCGCGGTGCTGGCGCCCTCGAGCCCCGGCCCGGCGTCGGGTTCCTGGCCGGCCTGGTAGGCGGTGGCGGCCGCGCGGGCGCGGTCGTCGGCGGCCTCGTTGAGTTCGTGCCCGGCGTGCCCCTTGACCCATTCGAAGCGGTAGTTCCGGCCCTTGATCGCCGCGTCGATGTCCTTGAGCAACTCGAGGTTCAGCACCGGCTTGCCGTCGGACTTCTTCCAGCCCTTTTTCTTCCAGCCCGGCATCCACTTGGTCACGGAGTTGATCACGTACTGCGAGTCACAGAGGATGTGCAGTTCCTCCTCCGGGCGGTGCGCGGTGGAGCGGAAGAGGTCGAGCACGGCCATCAGCTCGCCCATGTTGTTGGTGCCGTGGGCCCAGCCGCCGGCACGCCAATGGTCGTCGTCGATGTACCAGGCCCATCCTGCCGGTCCTGGGTTTCCGAGGGCTGATCCGTCTGCGGCTGCGGTGATCGTCATGGTTTCAATCCTGCCACGGCCCCGCCGACGGATTCACCTCGGCGCTTGGGCCCTGTGCGCCGCGGCGGCCCGCCGCCCGCTTGCAGGTCCCTTTGCCGGTCAATTTTTTACAGGTCGATTTTTACAGGTCGATCGCAAAGAGCAGCGAATCCCGCGCGACGCCGTCGATCACCTTGTGCCCGGGCAGCAGCCCGGCCCTGCGCAGGCCCGACTTTTCCAGCACGCGGATGGACCCGGTGTTCTCCGGACGGCAGGTTGCCACGACCCGCTCAAGGCCCAGGGTCCCGCGCGCGAAATCGAGCATTGCCACCGCCGCCTCGGATGCGTACCCGCTGCCCCAGTCACCGGTGCCCAGCACATAGCCGAGTTCGGCGCTCCCGCGTCCGGGGGCGAGTTCGGAATCGCCAAGCATCAGTGCGATCGACCCGATGACCCACCCGCCCACCGTGATCGCCAGCGTGTAGGTCTGCCGGGGATCGGTGATTTGTTCATCGAGGCAGGCGCGCAGAAACACCCGGGTGTCACCCGGGGTGTTGGGGCCCCATTCGACGAAGCGGCACACCTCCGGATCGGAGGCGAACGCATGCACGGCGTCGTGGTCGGCCTCCGCGTACTCGCGCAATTCCAGTCGTTCGGTGCTGATCTGCATG
It contains:
- a CDS encoding GNAT family N-acetyltransferase, giving the protein MQISTERLELREYAEADHDAVHAFASDPEVCRFVEWGPNTPGDTRVFLRACLDEQITDPRQTYTLAITVGGWVIGSIALMLGDSELAPGRGSAELGYVLGTGDWGSGYASEAAVAMLDFARGTLGLERVVATCRPENTGSIRVLEKSGLRRAGLLPGHKVIDGVARDSLLFAIDL
- a CDS encoding serine hydrolase domain-containing protein; the protein is MSTQMNTADVLDERFAPVAELMRSYAQEDPGYSGQLAIYRDGNLVLDMHVGNDCTAESLTGVFSCSKGAGALVMALLVQEGVLDLEAPVALYWPEFAAAGKENITVAQLLSHQGGLPGVEGGFTQEELIDSRLAAGIIAAAAPLWNSPGTHSYHALTMGVFMEELARRAALEPLQDIFERRIRAPHEIDFYLGLPEDQESRFRPVLTVQDAEPYPFVDPYSPLGLALNSTAGFDGPKGPGFEILDVPNVRSIREAGMAAIGGVANAHGLASLYAAATTGFVDRAGDEHAPFLDAATIATVSQDRVFGLDRATGTMGAFGVGFMKAHPNNAFGSSRAFGHDGANASLAFADPAYGLAFGYVPSRAEANGTGSRGGRLTVLARQVLLGG
- a CDS encoding ribonuclease HI family protein — encoded protein: MTITAAADGSALGNPGPAGWAWYIDDDHWRAGGWAHGTNNMGELMAVLDLFRSTAHRPEEELHILCDSQYVINSVTKWMPGWKKKGWKKSDGKPVLNLELLKDIDAAIKGRNYRFEWVKGHAGHELNEAADDRARAAATAYQAGQEPDAGPGLEGASTADERAANQEVPAPDGDDALPFEDLEAPFVDREVAELKAAAAPAAPAPAAPAPVSAATAAAAETSASAADLHMVFELESELLSPTVRTDLGEMLAFLHPEFQEISRDGSLTDRSTIIAALSVGQPLPAGGSLQVLAANPLGENMVQLAYRLLAGDGVVLCSSFWHRVDGRWLLRYRQETPSA